A part of Cottoperca gobio chromosome 4, fCotGob3.1, whole genome shotgun sequence genomic DNA contains:
- the kdm4aa gene encoding lysine-specific demethylase 4A isoform X4, whose product MNKPKMTTDKPAQSVGSRIMTFTPSKEEFKDFSRYIAYMESQGAHKAGMAKVIPPKGWKPRRTYDDIDDLVIPAPIQQVVTGQSGLFTQYNIQKKPMNVHEFRKTSNMDKFCNPRYVDFDELERKFWKNLTFNPPLYGADVSGTLYDPDVTEWNIGCLNTILDTVENESGIKIKGVNTPYLYFGMWKSAFAWHTEDMDLYSINYLHFGEPKSWYVVPPEHGKRLERLAKGFFPGNAQSCEAFLRHKMTLISPSILKKYGIPFEKVTQEAGQFIVTFPFGYHAGFNHGFNCAESTNFATQRWIDYGKQATLCSCRQDMVKISMDVFVRKFQPDRYKLWKAGKDNTTIDHSKPTPEAAEFLKEDKRELSKEALSEAGSEEPTTPVQEDKSIKPQTGTKRQLEAIEASEDIKPELTVEETEEVEPKKAKLSCKESSTKVPVKPDKDTVKVKTEPKKEKDTKPQTKSQSKASAKKKSNRQSMSKKEKNGVSSADACPPDHVESQVAALCSEEEPQLGSSCSPAHKVFQRTLSPADVLHVHSYAKGDYGEGEALPKEEKMSEDSDDEMEKDNRHVSKAGAEEVAGDGESESDLGQLPGHHPLIKDGMSDEEAPEEAPPVEEGGLEGESWAKPLAHLWQSRPPNLKKEKEYNQRMESKPPYCSICTLFYTYQQTECANSVDSPVLVAGGQMRTKPLIPEMCFTTTTEEDSECEEPPVTPHLEEDGTSLLISCSQCSIRVHTSCYGVDPASVSKEWKCARCKANAMTENCCLCSLRGGALQKANNNKWVHVLCAVAVLEARFVNITERSPVDLSGIPLQRFKLKCYYCKKRMKKASGCCVQCSHGRCPTAYHPTCAQAAGVLMQPDEWPFVVHVTCCRHKGPTQIERNKAAMHELTVGQKVICKHKNGRYYQCDVVQLSKETFYEVNFDDGSFSDNLFPEDIVSRDCAQLGPPPGGEVVQVRWTDGLVYGAKFVAAHAIHMYLVEFEDGSQLTAKRDDVYALDEELPKRVKSRLSKASDMRFDGIFEEKEIIKESKRQRVINSRYRGDYIEPVIYRAIME is encoded by the exons ATGAACAAACCCAAGATGACTACAGACAAGCCAGCCCAAAGCGTGGGCTCCAGGATAATGACGTTTACCCCCTCCAAAGAGGAGTTCAAGGACTTCAGCCGGTATATTGCCTATATGGAGTCACAAGGAGCGCACAAAGCTGGAATGGCAAAA GTTATTCCACCTAAAGGCTGGAAACCTAGAAGGACATATGATGATATCGATGACCTGGTGATTCCTGCTCCCATTCAGCAGGTAGTGACCGGCCAGTCCGGACTGTTCACACAGTACAACATCCAGAAGAAGCCAATGAATGTCCACGAGTTCCGCAAGACTTCCAACATGGACAA GTTCTGCAATCCCCGATATGTGGATTTTGACGAGCTGGAGAGGAAGTTTTGGAAGAACCTGACCTTCAACCCACCCCTTTATGGGGCTGATGTCAGCGGAACACTGTATGATCCA GATGTGACTGAATGGAACATCGGCTGCCTCAACACCattctggacactgtggagaaCGAGAGCGGGATCAAGATCAAAGGAGTCAACACACCATACCTCTATTTTGGAATGTGGAAAAGTGCCTTTGCGTGGCACACAGAGGACATGGATCTGTACAGCATCAACTACCTGCACTTTGGAGAGCCAAAGTCCTG GTATGTTGTCCCACCAGAGCATGGAAAAAGACTGGAACGACTTGCCAAGG GTTTCTTTCCAGGGAATGCTCAGAGCTGTGAAGCCTTCCTGCGCCACAAGATGACTTTAATTTCACCCTCAATCCTGAAGAAATATGGCATACCATTTGAGAAG gTCACTCAGGAGGCTGGGCAGTTTATTGTGACATTCCCATTTGGTTATCATGCTGGTTTCAACCATGGCTTCAACTGTGCAGAGTCCACCAACTTTGCCACCCAGCGATGGATTGATTACGGCAAACAGGCGACACTG TGTTCGTGCCGTCAGGACATGGTGAAGATCTCCATGGATGTGTTTGTACGCAAATTTCAGCCTGACCGTTACAAGCTGTGGAAGGCAGGCAAAGACAATACTACCATCGACCACTCCAAACCCACTCCAGAGGCTGCTGAGTTTCTGAAAGAAGACAAGAGAGAACTTTCAAAAGAGGCTCTCAGTGAAGCTGGATCTGAGGAGCCCACGACTCCTGTCCAGGAGGACAAAAG TATAAAGCCTCAGACTGGGACAAAGCGTCAGCTGGAAGCTATTGAAGCCTCTGAAGACATCAAACCTGAGCTGACCGTGGAGGAGACTGAGGAGGTGGAGCCAAAGAAGGCAAAACTATCATGCAAGGAGTCTTCAACTAAAGTCCCTGTCAAGCCAGATaaag ACACAGTGAAAGTCAAGACGGAGCCTAAGAAGGAGAAAGACACCAAGCCTCAGACTAAATCTCAGTCCAAAGCCAgcgcaaaaaaaaaatcaaacagaCAAAGCATGtcgaagaaagaaaagaacgGTGTGTCCTCTGCAGACGCCTGTCCTCCAGACCATGTTGAGAGCCAGGTGGCGGCTCTGTGCTCTGAGGAGGAGCCTCAGCTGGGGAGCAGCTGCAGCCCGGCACACAAAGTGTTTCAGAGGACGCTGAGCCCCGCAGACGTCCTGCATGTACACAGCTATGCCAAAGGAGACTACGGAGAGGGAGAAGCCCTGCCcaaggaggagaagatgagTGAGGACAGTGACGATGAGATGGAGAAGGACAACAGACATGTTAGCAAAGCA ggggcagaagAGGTGGCTGGAGATGGAGAGTCAGAGAGTGATCTGGGACAGCTGCCAGGCCACCATCCGCTCATAAAGGACGGCATGAGTGATGAAG AGGCTCCAGAGGAGGCGCCCCCAGTGGAGGAGGGGGGTCTGGAAGGGGAGAGCTGGGCTAAACCTCTGGCTCACCTGTGGCAGAGCAGACCTCCCAACctaaagaaagagaaggagtaCAACCAGCGCATGGAATCCAAACCTCCATATTGCTCCATTTGCACGCTGTTCTACACATACCAGCAG ACTGAATGTGCCAACAGTGTGGACAGTCCTGTCCTGGTGGCTGGTGGACAGATGCGGACCAAACCTCTGATCCCAGAGATGTGTTTCACCACCACCACAGAGGAGGACTCTGAGTGTGAGGAGCCGCCCGTCACACCACATCTAGAAGAAGATGGAACCAGCCTCCTCATCAGCTGCTCTCAGTGCAGCATCCGGGTTCACACCA GCTGTTACGGTGTGGATCCAGCCAGTGTGAGCAAGGAGTGGAAATGTGCGCGCTGCAAGGCCAACGCCATGACTGAG AATTGCTGTTTGTGTTCGCTGAGAGGCGGAGCCTTGCAGAAagccaacaacaacaa gtgggTACATGTGCTGTGTGCAGTGGCTGTGCTGGAGGCCCGCTTTGTCAACATCACTGAAAGAAGTCCTGTGGACTTAAGTGGAATCCCTTTGCAGAGATTTAAACTG AAATGTTACTACTGTAAGAAGCGGATGAAGAAGGCGTCTGGCTGCTGCGTGCAGTGCTCTCATGGCCGCTGTCCCACTGCCTACCACCCCACCTGTGCCCAGGCTGCTGGAGTACTCATGCAGCCGGATGAATGGCCCTTTGTAGTCCATGTTACCTGCTGTCGACACAAAGGCCCAACTCAGATTGAG CGCAATAAAGCAGCCATGCATGAGCTGACTGTGGGACAGAAGGTGATATGCAAGCACAAGAATGGCCGCTACTACCAGTGTGACGTGGTGCAGCTGTCCAAAGAGACGTTTTACGAAGTCAACTTTGATGATGGTTCCTTCAGTGACAACCTCTTCCCCGAAGACatcgtg AGCCGGGACTGTGCTCAGCTTGGCCCCCCCCCCGGTGGTGAGGTGGTGCAGGTGCGATGGACAGACGGCCTGGTGTATGGGGCCAAATTTGTGGCAGCGCATGCCATCCACATGTACCTG GTTGAATTTGAGGATGGCTCGCAGCTCACAGCGAAGAGAGACGATGTCTACGCTCTGGATGAGGAACTCCCAAAGAGAGTCAAATCCAGACTG tctAAAGCGTCAGACATGAGATTTGACGGCATCTTTGAAGAGAAGGAGATCATCAAGGaatcaaagagacagagagtgatCAACTCTCGTTACAGAGGGGACTACATAGAGCCTGTGATTTACAGAGCCATCATGGAGTAA
- the kdm4aa gene encoding lysine-specific demethylase 4A isoform X3, with protein MNKPKMTTDKPAQSVGSRIMTFTPSKEEFKDFSRYIAYMESQGAHKAGMAKVIPPKGWKPRRTYDDIDDLVIPAPIQQVVTGQSGLFTQYNIQKKPMNVHEFRKTSNMDKFCNPRYVDFDELERKFWKNLTFNPPLYGADVSGTLYDPDVTEWNIGCLNTILDTVENESGIKIKGVNTPYLYFGMWKSAFAWHTEDMDLYSINYLHFGEPKSWYVVPPEHGKRLERLAKGFFPGNAQSCEAFLRHKMTLISPSILKKYGIPFEKVTQEAGQFIVTFPFGYHAGFNHGFNCAESTNFATQRWIDYGKQATLCSCRQDMVKISMDVFVRKFQPDRYKLWKAGKDNTTIDHSKPTPEAAEFLKEDKRELSKEALSEAGSEEPTTPVQEDKSIKPQTGTKRQLEAIEASEDIKPELTVEETEEVEPKKAKLSCKESSTKVPVKPDKDTVKVKTEPKKEKDTKPQTKSQSKASAKKKSNRQSMSKKEKNGVSSADACPPDHVESQVAALCSEEEPQLGSSCSPAHKVFQRTLSPADVLHVHSYAKGDYGEGEALPKEEKMSEDSDDEMEKDNRHVSKAGAEEVAGDGESESDLGQLPGHHPLIKDGMSDEEAPEEAPPVEEGGLEGESWAKPLAHLWQSRPPNLKKEKEYNQRMESKPPYCSICTLFYTYQQVTECANSVDSPVLVAGGQMRTKPLIPEMCFTTTTEEDSECEEPPVTPHLEEDGTSLLISCSQCSIRVHTSCYGVDPASVSKEWKCARCKANAMTENCCLCSLRGGALQKANNNKWVHVLCAVAVLEARFVNITERSPVDLSGIPLQRFKLKCYYCKKRMKKASGCCVQCSHGRCPTAYHPTCAQAAGVLMQPDEWPFVVHVTCCRHKGPTQIERNKAAMHELTVGQKVICKHKNGRYYQCDVVQLSKETFYEVNFDDGSFSDNLFPEDIVSRDCAQLGPPPGGEVVQVRWTDGLVYGAKFVAAHAIHMYLVEFEDGSQLTAKRDDVYALDEELPKRVKSRLSKASDMRFDGIFEEKEIIKESKRQRVINSRYRGDYIEPVIYRAIME; from the exons ATGAACAAACCCAAGATGACTACAGACAAGCCAGCCCAAAGCGTGGGCTCCAGGATAATGACGTTTACCCCCTCCAAAGAGGAGTTCAAGGACTTCAGCCGGTATATTGCCTATATGGAGTCACAAGGAGCGCACAAAGCTGGAATGGCAAAA GTTATTCCACCTAAAGGCTGGAAACCTAGAAGGACATATGATGATATCGATGACCTGGTGATTCCTGCTCCCATTCAGCAGGTAGTGACCGGCCAGTCCGGACTGTTCACACAGTACAACATCCAGAAGAAGCCAATGAATGTCCACGAGTTCCGCAAGACTTCCAACATGGACAA GTTCTGCAATCCCCGATATGTGGATTTTGACGAGCTGGAGAGGAAGTTTTGGAAGAACCTGACCTTCAACCCACCCCTTTATGGGGCTGATGTCAGCGGAACACTGTATGATCCA GATGTGACTGAATGGAACATCGGCTGCCTCAACACCattctggacactgtggagaaCGAGAGCGGGATCAAGATCAAAGGAGTCAACACACCATACCTCTATTTTGGAATGTGGAAAAGTGCCTTTGCGTGGCACACAGAGGACATGGATCTGTACAGCATCAACTACCTGCACTTTGGAGAGCCAAAGTCCTG GTATGTTGTCCCACCAGAGCATGGAAAAAGACTGGAACGACTTGCCAAGG GTTTCTTTCCAGGGAATGCTCAGAGCTGTGAAGCCTTCCTGCGCCACAAGATGACTTTAATTTCACCCTCAATCCTGAAGAAATATGGCATACCATTTGAGAAG gTCACTCAGGAGGCTGGGCAGTTTATTGTGACATTCCCATTTGGTTATCATGCTGGTTTCAACCATGGCTTCAACTGTGCAGAGTCCACCAACTTTGCCACCCAGCGATGGATTGATTACGGCAAACAGGCGACACTG TGTTCGTGCCGTCAGGACATGGTGAAGATCTCCATGGATGTGTTTGTACGCAAATTTCAGCCTGACCGTTACAAGCTGTGGAAGGCAGGCAAAGACAATACTACCATCGACCACTCCAAACCCACTCCAGAGGCTGCTGAGTTTCTGAAAGAAGACAAGAGAGAACTTTCAAAAGAGGCTCTCAGTGAAGCTGGATCTGAGGAGCCCACGACTCCTGTCCAGGAGGACAAAAG TATAAAGCCTCAGACTGGGACAAAGCGTCAGCTGGAAGCTATTGAAGCCTCTGAAGACATCAAACCTGAGCTGACCGTGGAGGAGACTGAGGAGGTGGAGCCAAAGAAGGCAAAACTATCATGCAAGGAGTCTTCAACTAAAGTCCCTGTCAAGCCAGATaaag ACACAGTGAAAGTCAAGACGGAGCCTAAGAAGGAGAAAGACACCAAGCCTCAGACTAAATCTCAGTCCAAAGCCAgcgcaaaaaaaaaatcaaacagaCAAAGCATGtcgaagaaagaaaagaacgGTGTGTCCTCTGCAGACGCCTGTCCTCCAGACCATGTTGAGAGCCAGGTGGCGGCTCTGTGCTCTGAGGAGGAGCCTCAGCTGGGGAGCAGCTGCAGCCCGGCACACAAAGTGTTTCAGAGGACGCTGAGCCCCGCAGACGTCCTGCATGTACACAGCTATGCCAAAGGAGACTACGGAGAGGGAGAAGCCCTGCCcaaggaggagaagatgagTGAGGACAGTGACGATGAGATGGAGAAGGACAACAGACATGTTAGCAAAGCA ggggcagaagAGGTGGCTGGAGATGGAGAGTCAGAGAGTGATCTGGGACAGCTGCCAGGCCACCATCCGCTCATAAAGGACGGCATGAGTGATGAAG AGGCTCCAGAGGAGGCGCCCCCAGTGGAGGAGGGGGGTCTGGAAGGGGAGAGCTGGGCTAAACCTCTGGCTCACCTGTGGCAGAGCAGACCTCCCAACctaaagaaagagaaggagtaCAACCAGCGCATGGAATCCAAACCTCCATATTGCTCCATTTGCACGCTGTTCTACACATACCAGCAGGTA ACTGAATGTGCCAACAGTGTGGACAGTCCTGTCCTGGTGGCTGGTGGACAGATGCGGACCAAACCTCTGATCCCAGAGATGTGTTTCACCACCACCACAGAGGAGGACTCTGAGTGTGAGGAGCCGCCCGTCACACCACATCTAGAAGAAGATGGAACCAGCCTCCTCATCAGCTGCTCTCAGTGCAGCATCCGGGTTCACACCA GCTGTTACGGTGTGGATCCAGCCAGTGTGAGCAAGGAGTGGAAATGTGCGCGCTGCAAGGCCAACGCCATGACTGAG AATTGCTGTTTGTGTTCGCTGAGAGGCGGAGCCTTGCAGAAagccaacaacaacaa gtgggTACATGTGCTGTGTGCAGTGGCTGTGCTGGAGGCCCGCTTTGTCAACATCACTGAAAGAAGTCCTGTGGACTTAAGTGGAATCCCTTTGCAGAGATTTAAACTG AAATGTTACTACTGTAAGAAGCGGATGAAGAAGGCGTCTGGCTGCTGCGTGCAGTGCTCTCATGGCCGCTGTCCCACTGCCTACCACCCCACCTGTGCCCAGGCTGCTGGAGTACTCATGCAGCCGGATGAATGGCCCTTTGTAGTCCATGTTACCTGCTGTCGACACAAAGGCCCAACTCAGATTGAG CGCAATAAAGCAGCCATGCATGAGCTGACTGTGGGACAGAAGGTGATATGCAAGCACAAGAATGGCCGCTACTACCAGTGTGACGTGGTGCAGCTGTCCAAAGAGACGTTTTACGAAGTCAACTTTGATGATGGTTCCTTCAGTGACAACCTCTTCCCCGAAGACatcgtg AGCCGGGACTGTGCTCAGCTTGGCCCCCCCCCCGGTGGTGAGGTGGTGCAGGTGCGATGGACAGACGGCCTGGTGTATGGGGCCAAATTTGTGGCAGCGCATGCCATCCACATGTACCTG GTTGAATTTGAGGATGGCTCGCAGCTCACAGCGAAGAGAGACGATGTCTACGCTCTGGATGAGGAACTCCCAAAGAGAGTCAAATCCAGACTG tctAAAGCGTCAGACATGAGATTTGACGGCATCTTTGAAGAGAAGGAGATCATCAAGGaatcaaagagacagagagtgatCAACTCTCGTTACAGAGGGGACTACATAGAGCCTGTGATTTACAGAGCCATCATGGAGTAA
- the kdm4aa gene encoding lysine-specific demethylase 4A isoform X2, whose protein sequence is MNKPKMTTDKPAQSVGSRIMTFTPSKEEFKDFSRYIAYMESQGAHKAGMAKVIPPKGWKPRRTYDDIDDLVIPAPIQQVVTGQSGLFTQYNIQKKPMNVHEFRKTSNMDKFCNPRYVDFDELERKFWKNLTFNPPLYGADVSGTLYDPDVTEWNIGCLNTILDTVENESGIKIKGVNTPYLYFGMWKSAFAWHTEDMDLYSINYLHFGEPKSWYVVPPEHGKRLERLAKGFFPGNAQSCEAFLRHKMTLISPSILKKYGIPFEKVTQEAGQFIVTFPFGYHAGFNHGFNCAESTNFATQRWIDYGKQATLCSCRQDMVKISMDVFVRKFQPDRYKLWKAGKDNTTIDHSKPTPEAAEFLKEDKRELSKEALSEAGSEEPTTPVQEDKSIKPQTGTKRQLEAIEASEDIKPELTVEETEEVEPKKAKLSCKESSTKVPVKPDKDTVKVKTEPKKEKDTKPQTKSQSKASAKKKSNRQSMSKKEKNGVSSADACPPDHVESQVAALCSEEEPQLGSSCSPAHKVFQRTLSPADVLHVHSYAKGDYGEGEALPKEEKMSEDSDDEMEKDNRHVSKAQGAEEVAGDGESESDLGQLPGHHPLIKDGMSDEEAPEEAPPVEEGGLEGESWAKPLAHLWQSRPPNLKKEKEYNQRMESKPPYCSICTLFYTYQQTECANSVDSPVLVAGGQMRTKPLIPEMCFTTTTEEDSECEEPPVTPHLEEDGTSLLISCSQCSIRVHTSCYGVDPASVSKEWKCARCKANAMTENCCLCSLRGGALQKANNNKWVHVLCAVAVLEARFVNITERSPVDLSGIPLQRFKLKCYYCKKRMKKASGCCVQCSHGRCPTAYHPTCAQAAGVLMQPDEWPFVVHVTCCRHKGPTQIERNKAAMHELTVGQKVICKHKNGRYYQCDVVQLSKETFYEVNFDDGSFSDNLFPEDIVSRDCAQLGPPPGGEVVQVRWTDGLVYGAKFVAAHAIHMYLVEFEDGSQLTAKRDDVYALDEELPKRVKSRLSKASDMRFDGIFEEKEIIKESKRQRVINSRYRGDYIEPVIYRAIME, encoded by the exons ATGAACAAACCCAAGATGACTACAGACAAGCCAGCCCAAAGCGTGGGCTCCAGGATAATGACGTTTACCCCCTCCAAAGAGGAGTTCAAGGACTTCAGCCGGTATATTGCCTATATGGAGTCACAAGGAGCGCACAAAGCTGGAATGGCAAAA GTTATTCCACCTAAAGGCTGGAAACCTAGAAGGACATATGATGATATCGATGACCTGGTGATTCCTGCTCCCATTCAGCAGGTAGTGACCGGCCAGTCCGGACTGTTCACACAGTACAACATCCAGAAGAAGCCAATGAATGTCCACGAGTTCCGCAAGACTTCCAACATGGACAA GTTCTGCAATCCCCGATATGTGGATTTTGACGAGCTGGAGAGGAAGTTTTGGAAGAACCTGACCTTCAACCCACCCCTTTATGGGGCTGATGTCAGCGGAACACTGTATGATCCA GATGTGACTGAATGGAACATCGGCTGCCTCAACACCattctggacactgtggagaaCGAGAGCGGGATCAAGATCAAAGGAGTCAACACACCATACCTCTATTTTGGAATGTGGAAAAGTGCCTTTGCGTGGCACACAGAGGACATGGATCTGTACAGCATCAACTACCTGCACTTTGGAGAGCCAAAGTCCTG GTATGTTGTCCCACCAGAGCATGGAAAAAGACTGGAACGACTTGCCAAGG GTTTCTTTCCAGGGAATGCTCAGAGCTGTGAAGCCTTCCTGCGCCACAAGATGACTTTAATTTCACCCTCAATCCTGAAGAAATATGGCATACCATTTGAGAAG gTCACTCAGGAGGCTGGGCAGTTTATTGTGACATTCCCATTTGGTTATCATGCTGGTTTCAACCATGGCTTCAACTGTGCAGAGTCCACCAACTTTGCCACCCAGCGATGGATTGATTACGGCAAACAGGCGACACTG TGTTCGTGCCGTCAGGACATGGTGAAGATCTCCATGGATGTGTTTGTACGCAAATTTCAGCCTGACCGTTACAAGCTGTGGAAGGCAGGCAAAGACAATACTACCATCGACCACTCCAAACCCACTCCAGAGGCTGCTGAGTTTCTGAAAGAAGACAAGAGAGAACTTTCAAAAGAGGCTCTCAGTGAAGCTGGATCTGAGGAGCCCACGACTCCTGTCCAGGAGGACAAAAG TATAAAGCCTCAGACTGGGACAAAGCGTCAGCTGGAAGCTATTGAAGCCTCTGAAGACATCAAACCTGAGCTGACCGTGGAGGAGACTGAGGAGGTGGAGCCAAAGAAGGCAAAACTATCATGCAAGGAGTCTTCAACTAAAGTCCCTGTCAAGCCAGATaaag ACACAGTGAAAGTCAAGACGGAGCCTAAGAAGGAGAAAGACACCAAGCCTCAGACTAAATCTCAGTCCAAAGCCAgcgcaaaaaaaaaatcaaacagaCAAAGCATGtcgaagaaagaaaagaacgGTGTGTCCTCTGCAGACGCCTGTCCTCCAGACCATGTTGAGAGCCAGGTGGCGGCTCTGTGCTCTGAGGAGGAGCCTCAGCTGGGGAGCAGCTGCAGCCCGGCACACAAAGTGTTTCAGAGGACGCTGAGCCCCGCAGACGTCCTGCATGTACACAGCTATGCCAAAGGAGACTACGGAGAGGGAGAAGCCCTGCCcaaggaggagaagatgagTGAGGACAGTGACGATGAGATGGAGAAGGACAACAGACATGTTAGCAAAGCA cagggggcagaagAGGTGGCTGGAGATGGAGAGTCAGAGAGTGATCTGGGACAGCTGCCAGGCCACCATCCGCTCATAAAGGACGGCATGAGTGATGAAG AGGCTCCAGAGGAGGCGCCCCCAGTGGAGGAGGGGGGTCTGGAAGGGGAGAGCTGGGCTAAACCTCTGGCTCACCTGTGGCAGAGCAGACCTCCCAACctaaagaaagagaaggagtaCAACCAGCGCATGGAATCCAAACCTCCATATTGCTCCATTTGCACGCTGTTCTACACATACCAGCAG ACTGAATGTGCCAACAGTGTGGACAGTCCTGTCCTGGTGGCTGGTGGACAGATGCGGACCAAACCTCTGATCCCAGAGATGTGTTTCACCACCACCACAGAGGAGGACTCTGAGTGTGAGGAGCCGCCCGTCACACCACATCTAGAAGAAGATGGAACCAGCCTCCTCATCAGCTGCTCTCAGTGCAGCATCCGGGTTCACACCA GCTGTTACGGTGTGGATCCAGCCAGTGTGAGCAAGGAGTGGAAATGTGCGCGCTGCAAGGCCAACGCCATGACTGAG AATTGCTGTTTGTGTTCGCTGAGAGGCGGAGCCTTGCAGAAagccaacaacaacaa gtgggTACATGTGCTGTGTGCAGTGGCTGTGCTGGAGGCCCGCTTTGTCAACATCACTGAAAGAAGTCCTGTGGACTTAAGTGGAATCCCTTTGCAGAGATTTAAACTG AAATGTTACTACTGTAAGAAGCGGATGAAGAAGGCGTCTGGCTGCTGCGTGCAGTGCTCTCATGGCCGCTGTCCCACTGCCTACCACCCCACCTGTGCCCAGGCTGCTGGAGTACTCATGCAGCCGGATGAATGGCCCTTTGTAGTCCATGTTACCTGCTGTCGACACAAAGGCCCAACTCAGATTGAG CGCAATAAAGCAGCCATGCATGAGCTGACTGTGGGACAGAAGGTGATATGCAAGCACAAGAATGGCCGCTACTACCAGTGTGACGTGGTGCAGCTGTCCAAAGAGACGTTTTACGAAGTCAACTTTGATGATGGTTCCTTCAGTGACAACCTCTTCCCCGAAGACatcgtg AGCCGGGACTGTGCTCAGCTTGGCCCCCCCCCCGGTGGTGAGGTGGTGCAGGTGCGATGGACAGACGGCCTGGTGTATGGGGCCAAATTTGTGGCAGCGCATGCCATCCACATGTACCTG GTTGAATTTGAGGATGGCTCGCAGCTCACAGCGAAGAGAGACGATGTCTACGCTCTGGATGAGGAACTCCCAAAGAGAGTCAAATCCAGACTG tctAAAGCGTCAGACATGAGATTTGACGGCATCTTTGAAGAGAAGGAGATCATCAAGGaatcaaagagacagagagtgatCAACTCTCGTTACAGAGGGGACTACATAGAGCCTGTGATTTACAGAGCCATCATGGAGTAA